The following DNA comes from Planctomycetota bacterium.
CACCGGAGGACAGGGGCCCTTTTGCCTTGCTCCGGCCAGGCGCGGACTCTAGACTCAGGTGGCGCCAAGGGGCGTGAACGCCCTTGCCGCGCGGCACCAACAACCCCGTGCGAAGGAAACACCTCTTGGACAGCCCGAATAAAAACCGGACTCCCGAAACGGGCGTCACGGACGAGATCATCCGGGAGGAGGTCCAGGCGCACTGGACAGCCCGGATGATGCGGCCCGTGCGGCGGCTCTACGAGTGGGTCCTCCACTGGGCCGAGACGCGCCACGCCGGCAAGGCCATGGCCCTGCTGGCCTACACGGAGGCGATCTTCTTCCCCGTCCCCGCCGACGTCCTCTTGATTGCCCTGTGCATGGGCCGCCCCAAGAGCAGTTTCCGCTGGGCGGCCGTCTGCACCTTCTGGAGCGTCGTGGGCGGCGCCACCGCCATGCTCCTCGGCCTGGCCGTCGGCCAGCAACGCGTCGTCGAGATCATGGGGTGGCTCGGTCAGGGGGACAGCGCCCAGCAGGCGCTGGACCTGCTGCGCCAATACGGGTTCTGGACGGTGGCCGTTGCCGCCCTTACTCCCGTGCCGTACAACGTCTGTTCGTGGCTCGCGGGCTTCTCGGGAGTCCACCCGGTGACCTACCTCATTGCCTCCGTCCTTTTTCGGCCGATGCGGTTGTGCTCGCGGTGGTGTTCGCACTGCGGTACCTTCGGCACTAGGCTCTGTCTGATAAATCGCGCGGTGGCCTTCCCAGCCTGCCCGCCGTAGCCCGAAGGGCGAAGGTGCGGGCCACCGCGCATGGCACGGAAGGCGGTGGCGGCCTAGGAAGTTTACCCGCCGGGGCGGGGCCGCCACCCGAGAACATTCTGGATTTATCAGACAGAGCCTAGGATCGGGGAAATGCCATGATGAGCGAACGCGAACGGAAAACGCTTCTGGACCTCGCGCGACGGGCGCTGACGGCCCTTCTGAACGGCCAACCCGTGCCGCGCGCCGCCACCGAGAGCCCCGCGCTCCAGGCGCCCGGCGGCGCGTTCGTCACGCTGAAGAACCACGGGCGCCTCCGCGGCTGCATCGGCACCTTCGAGAGCCCGAAGCCCCTCTTGGAGACCGTCCAGCAGATGGCCGCCGCCGCCTGCCGCGATCCGCGATTCCTCTCCAACCCCATCAGCGCGGGGGAACTGGCGGACATCGACATCGAAATCTCCGTTCTGTCGCCCATCGAAAAAACCCGCGACCCCTTGAAGGAAATCGAACTGGGTCGCCACGGCATCTCGATCGACGGCCCGTATGGGTCCGGCTGTTTCCTGCCCCAGGTGGCCACCGAGACGGGATGGTCGAAGGAAGAGTTCCTGTCGCAGTGCGCCTCGATGAAGGCGGGACTTCCGCCCGATGCGTGGAAATGGCCAGACGTGACCGTCTATCGCTTCGAGGCCGAAGTCTTCGGCGAAAGATAAAATCGGGGCCGTGGACTTGCGGCTGGGCGCCAC
Coding sequences within:
- the amrA gene encoding AmmeMemoRadiSam system protein A; protein product: MMSERERKTLLDLARRALTALLNGQPVPRAATESPALQAPGGAFVTLKNHGRLRGCIGTFESPKPLLETVQQMAAAACRDPRFLSNPISAGELADIDIEISVLSPIEKTRDPLKEIELGRHGISIDGPYGSGCFLPQVATETGWSKEEFLSQCASMKAGLPPDAWKWPDVTVYRFEAEVFGER